The proteins below come from a single Esox lucius isolate fEsoLuc1 chromosome 7, fEsoLuc1.pri, whole genome shotgun sequence genomic window:
- the uimc1 gene encoding uncharacterized protein uimc1 isoform X2, translating to MPPRKKQQNRDTDDGPRKRRRGDEQNEDRVVISDSDEDEDFRSSREERKRERESKTRSNEMTEEEMLDLAMRLSEQEASSAALRQRQEEEAMRKAIAESLYVDSPTHHPAQKCPSSSPKEGSSIQPPRRKLSYPNNGVADGDEACHVGVACPDGERGKRSPLPDMPDFSQTQNVNSQFPPLSQDSTSETLHSTQEGPSQKKPVEDLSDKAMESQDCSDSTKSESQSQLSKKSSVFPFTMVSYTCKPVLCLEKLSQDLLVDGQASGILLKDNPKLTLPIMSQISQSSQSKSPVFSKSPVFSKSPVFSKSPVFSKIDKDLDKEPGQGSLMFSQSSETDSGKDEKEACPIFLKNTMFSSSDTGEEEKEASPTFPRSPVFIKTNREQVEDQHVPTLTKSHVFSKTIRGPEEKERSPTFPKSPVFSRGDQGPQTRVECLSTTNDNLDREGPPDCSSPAVKSRDPSPCLLPSPRTTLSLYKRLVPLRRAPRVADKVAHPDKQEGESSQGAVTTVSTRLEEDLPLGLETQPIPEMTSDMVLRWSDDDGDGKDVPATLSPSPSPVFPEEKSLPQQSVQGLPGSTRHRLSPAYSPGLVLDKHDLPSQDPACQEGERKNVRRKFTFKGMYGASPLSLPGQAAARGNQDWVPGGCPSSQQSLASSSRLSRPTDSHGDKGVIRYYWGVPFCPRGQNPDTYTQVILSQLEVYEKSLKVAQRGLLRKTIWGEPVVPGPPERPFSLRGRPKRHRAPQLVEDEEEDEDGVRGEKQHEEEVVEVLDDEEEEEEERAKRERQPSPKGREVRGRRGRLEWKEPQEVFVYSPDHQEKSPSPALHAESSEQQILPRRRLSLRKEVRRLVETQPPEPLENWEQEEDAKKGDAERDGENSEGGMGGDEKREGLSGEVEVDVGGLEVPETQLSDDSSQELMVTSPPQPQPESQFLPQIQIFLSSPHPLEQPEEGMEVDGEESKTSLGGCPAPGEDVRMEEEQEREVHRGVPEPAPQQTPGVDCPMCMRSFPLTEVEMHAAYCDGSSANLQEEEMMAQEVQSQVKACRKRTRRGELIGEEQPSSSGSSK from the exons ATGCCTCCACGGAAAAAGCAacagaacagagacacagatgACGGTCCCAGGAAACGACGACGAGGAGATGAACAAAACGAGGACAGAGTTGTCATATCAGACAGCGACGAG GATGAAGACTTCAGATCATCAAGAGAGGAGCGCAAACGGGAGAGGGAAAGTAAAACCAGATCAAATG AGATGACAGAGGAGGAGATGCTGGACTTGGCCATGAGGCTGAGTGAACAGGAGGCCAGCAGCGCTGCTCTCAGGCAACgacaggaggaggaggccaTGAGGAAGGCCATTGCTGAAAGCCTCTAC GTGGACAGCCCCACTCATCACCCTGCCCAAAAATGTCCAAGTTCTTCTCCAAAGGAGGGGAGCAGTATACAGCCCCCGAGGCGCAAGCTCTCCTACCCCAATAATGGTGTGGCTGACGGGGATGAAGCCTGCCATGTAGGGGTGGCATGCCCTGATGGGGAAAGGGGGAAGAGAAGCCCTTTACCAGATATGCCTGACTTCTCTCAGACCCAGAATGTCAACTCCCAGTTCCCTCCCCTCAGCCAAGATTCCACCTCAGAGACTTTACATTCCACGCAG GAGGGCCCCTCTCAGAAGAAGCCTGTTGAAGACCTCTCAGATAAAGCCATGGAATCTCAGGACTGCAGCGACTCCACAAAGAGTGAATCCCAGTCCCAACTCTCGAAAAAGTCCTCTGTATTCCCTTTCACTATGGTTTCCTATACCTGCAAACCTGTGCTCTGTCTGGAGAAGCTTAGCCAGGACCTCCTCGTAGACGGTCAGGCCTCTGGGATCCTACTAAAGGATAATCCCAAATTAACCCTTCCTATAATGTCTCAGATTTCTCAATCTTCTCAGTCCAAAAGCCCCGTGTTCTCCAAAAGCCCCGTGTTCTCCAAAAGCCCCGTGTTCTCCAAAAGCCCTGTGTTCTCTAAGATAGATAAAGATTTAGACAAGGAACCAGGCCAAGGGAGTCTCATGTTTTCTCAAAGTTCTGAAACTGATTCCGGAAAGGATGAAAAAGAGGCCTGTCCAATTTTTCTTAAAAACACCATGTTCTCCAGCAGTGAtacaggagaggaagagaaagaagcCTCTCCCACCTTTCCCAGAAGTCCAGTCTTCATTAAAACCAATAGAGAACAAGTAGAAGACCAACATGTTCCAACTTTGACCAAAAGCCATGTCTTCTCTAAGACAATCAGAGGaccagaagagaaagagaggagtcCCACCTTCCCCAAAAGTCCTGTCTTTTCCAGAGGTGATCAGGGTCCACAGACCCGTGTTGAATGTCTGTCTACAACAAATGACAATTTAGACAGAGAGGGTCCTCCAGACTGTTCAAGCCCTGCTGTGAAGAGCAGAGATCCATCACCGTGCCTTCTGCCAAGCCCCAGAACAACACTGTCCCTGTACAAGAGACTTGTGCCTTTAAGGAGGGCCCCTCGGGTAGCAGATAAAGTTGCTCACCCAGACAAACAAGAGGGTGAATCCTCACAGGGAGCTGTAACCACAGTCAGCACCCGGTTAG AAGAAGACCTTCCGCTGGGTCTGGAGACTCAGCCAATCCCGGAGATGACCAGTGATATGGTGCTACGCTGGTCGGATGACGACGGCGACGGGAAAGATGTTCCTGCAACG CTGTCTCCTTCACCCAGCCCCGTCTTCCCCGAGGAGAAAAGCCTCCCGCAACAAAGTGTCCAGGGTCTACCTGGTTCCACCCGCCACCGCCTTTCCCCTGCATACAGCCCGGGCCTCGTTCTCGACAAACACGACCTCCCATCCCAAGACCCCGCATgccaggagggggagaggaagaacGTGCGCAGGAAGTTCACCTTCAAAGGCATGTATGGAGcttctccactctctctccccggACAGGCTGCAGCAAGAGGGAACCAAGATTGGGTCCCTGGCGGATGTCCCTCTTCCCAGCAGTCCTTGGCCTCCTCTAGCCGCCTCTCCCGCCCCACGGACAGCCATGGTGACAAGGGAGTGATCCGCTACTACTGGGGCGTGCCTTTCTGTCCGCGGGGCCAGAacccagacacatacacacag GTGATCCTGTCCCAGCTGGAGGTGTATGAAAAGAGTCTAAAGGTTGCCCAGAGGGGTCTGTTGAGGAAGACCATCTGGGGGGAGCCGGTCGTCCCTGGGCCTCCGGAGAGACCTTTCTCCTTGAGGGGACGGCCTAAGAGGCACAGGGCCCCACAACTTGttgaggacgaggaggaggatgaagatggTGTGAGAGGGGAAAAACAACATGAAGAAGAGGTAGTGGAAGTGCtagatgatgaggaggaggaggaggaggagagagcaaaaagGGAGAGGCAGCCATCACCGAAGGGGAGGGaagtgagagggaggagaggaagactgGAGTGGAAGGAACCTCAGGAAGTGTTTGTGTACTCTCCTGACCACCAGGAG AAGTCTCCCTCTCCTGCATTACATGCAGAATCCAGTGAACAACAAATTCTACCTCGAAG GAGACTTAGCCTTAGAAAGGAAGTGAGAAGACTAGTAGAAACACAACCTCCTGAACCACTGGAAAActgggagcaggaggaggatgCAAAGAAGGGGGATGCTGAACGAGATGGAGAGAATTCAGAAGGAGGCATGGGAGGAGACGAGAAGAGGGAAGGACTGTCGGGTGAAGTGGAGGTGGATGTAGGTGGCTTGGAGGTTCCAG AGACTCAACTCAGTGATGACAGCTCCCAAGAGCTGATGGTTACCAGCCCTCCACAG CCCCAGCCAGAGAGCCAGTTCCTGCCTCAGATCCAGATCTTTCTCTCCTCACCCCATCCCCTGGAGCAACCTGAAGAGGGGATGgaggtggatggagaggagagtaAGACCAGCCTGGGGGGGTGTCCTGCCCCTGGGGAGGAtgtgaggatggaggaggagcaggagagggaggtacACAGGGGTGTCCCGGAGCCTGCCCCCCAACAGACCCCCGGCGTGGACTGTCCCATGTGCATGCGCTCCTTCCCCCTGACGGAGGTTGAGATGCACGCTGCCTACTGTGACGGTAGTAGTGCCAACCTGCAGGAAGAGGAGATGATGGCCCAAGAGGTCCAGTCACAAG TGAAGGCTTGTAGGAAAAGAACCAGAAGAGGAGAGCTCATTGGAGAGGAACAGCCCAGCTCTTCTGGCTCTAGCAAGTAA